A single region of the Salipaludibacillus sp. LMS25 genome encodes:
- a CDS encoding DNA polymerase IV, with translation MMKQVIFLVDMQSFFASVEKAKHYRHLKHPLVVSGDPKRRSGVILAACPLAKQAGIKNGERLWEAQEKCPNLISVSPHMQEYIDNSLAITNILKSITDLVEPYSIDEQFMDVTYSQKLFGTPENMARHIQHEIYTKLRVVARVGIGENKVLAKMACDTFSKHKKNGVFHLKKDEIETVLWPLPIEKLFRAGSQMARHLRRRAIRTIGDLARTDVTKIKKEWGIHGHVLWMNAHGVDYSPVSLSTTDRQKGIGNGMTLPRDYHDITDIKVVLLELCEEVCRRARQAHVMSQTVSLGVTGSTYSIKTGFHRQMTIADPTNITLDIYRIACGLFDTFWDGQPIRRLHVSLTNLVNDNAVQLSLFKEKQADHIKLGYETDKILTKYGKNSLVRASSLLASSQAKDRAAKIGGHYK, from the coding sequence ATCATGAAGCAAGTCATTTTTTTAGTGGATATGCAATCATTTTTTGCATCTGTTGAAAAGGCTAAACATTATCGTCATTTAAAACACCCTCTCGTCGTCTCCGGCGATCCAAAGAGACGCTCTGGCGTTATATTAGCAGCCTGTCCTCTGGCTAAACAGGCCGGAATTAAAAACGGTGAACGACTATGGGAAGCACAAGAAAAGTGTCCTAATCTCATCTCTGTCTCTCCTCATATGCAAGAATATATTGATAATTCGCTAGCTATTACAAATATCCTTAAAAGTATAACGGATCTTGTAGAGCCATATAGTATCGATGAACAATTCATGGATGTGACCTATTCTCAAAAGCTGTTCGGTACACCTGAAAATATGGCGCGTCATATTCAGCATGAAATTTATACAAAGCTGCGAGTAGTTGCTAGAGTCGGGATTGGTGAAAATAAAGTGCTGGCAAAAATGGCATGTGACACTTTTTCGAAACATAAAAAGAACGGGGTTTTCCATTTAAAAAAGGACGAAATTGAAACAGTTTTATGGCCCCTACCAATCGAAAAGCTTTTTCGAGCAGGCAGTCAGATGGCCCGTCATTTGCGACGTCGGGCTATCCGTACAATCGGTGACTTAGCACGGACGGACGTAACTAAAATTAAAAAGGAGTGGGGCATCCATGGGCATGTTCTGTGGATGAATGCTCATGGTGTTGACTATTCTCCAGTCTCTCTTTCCACTACTGATAGACAAAAGGGAATCGGTAACGGGATGACGCTCCCTCGTGATTATCACGACATAACAGATATTAAAGTTGTATTGTTAGAACTTTGTGAAGAAGTTTGCCGCCGGGCGAGACAGGCTCATGTCATGAGCCAAACTGTATCGCTTGGAGTAACAGGCTCAACCTACAGTATCAAAACAGGGTTTCACCGGCAAATGACGATTGCTGACCCTACAAATATAACGTTAGACATATATCGTATCGCCTGTGGGCTTTTCGATACCTTTTGGGATGGGCAACCCATTAGGCGCTTGCATGTGTCACTTACAAACTTAGTCAATGACAACGCGGTACAACTAAGCTTATTTAAAGAAAAACAAGCCGACCATATAAAATTAGGTTATGAGACAGATAAGATCCTTACTAAATATGGTAAAAACTCCCTCGTGCGCGCTTCCTCTTTATTAGCCTCTAGTCAGGCTAAAGACAGAGCAGCTAAAATAGGAGGGCATTATAAATGA
- a CDS encoding GNAT family N-acetyltransferase — MKVRQVKDAKLISQLNRPVQELHYALYPEFFHKYNERDIYNVFSRLMENEHFIFLLLEEDEKAVGYAWIEIREYPENPFIKGYKSLYVHQISIIEEKRHKGGGSRLMASIYRIAKEKDIAIVELDYWVKNESAKNFYKKEQFVTQRECVFKRL; from the coding sequence ATGAAAGTAAGGCAAGTGAAAGACGCAAAGCTTATTAGTCAACTAAACAGACCTGTACAGGAGCTTCATTATGCACTCTACCCAGAATTCTTTCATAAGTATAATGAAAGGGACATTTACAACGTTTTTAGTCGACTGATGGAAAACGAGCATTTTATTTTTCTTCTACTGGAGGAAGATGAGAAGGCAGTAGGGTACGCGTGGATCGAAATCCGAGAATATCCGGAAAACCCATTTATAAAAGGGTATAAATCACTTTATGTTCATCAGATTAGTATTATTGAGGAAAAAAGACATAAAGGGGGAGGCTCCCGTTTAATGGCCTCAATTTATCGAATTGCAAAGGAGAAAGATATCGCCATTGTTGAATTAGACTATTGGGTCAAAAATGAGTCAGCGAAAAATTTCTATAAAAAAGAGCAGTTTGTGACACAACGGGAGTGTGTTTTCAAGCGATTGTAG
- a CDS encoding formate/nitrite transporter family protein — translation MKDVIQSFSQAAVQRVDQLNTSKTKYFVSAMMAGFFVGLGIILIFTIGGLLSPISVAATRIVMGVSFGIALSLVLMAGADLFTGNNMIMTIGTLEKRTSWKDTWRIWGYGFVGNFAGSVLVAVLYYYSGLWEGATAEFITTTASVKMNAPFMELLVRGILCNILVCLAIWCAVKLKDDTAKLIMIFWCLFAFITSGFEHSIANMTLFSIGLMVPHPETVSLFGMGANLVPVTIGNMIGGIVFVGGAYWYTISETTPKKAIESSTVSTMRKEA, via the coding sequence ATGAAAGATGTTATCCAGTCATTTAGTCAAGCGGCTGTTCAAAGAGTTGACCAACTAAATACAAGTAAAACAAAATATTTTGTTTCCGCCATGATGGCAGGCTTTTTTGTAGGATTAGGTATTATTTTAATTTTTACGATTGGCGGCTTATTATCACCTATAAGTGTGGCGGCGACACGCATAGTGATGGGGGTGTCGTTTGGTATAGCGTTAAGCCTTGTTTTAATGGCAGGGGCTGATTTATTTACAGGAAACAATATGATTATGACGATCGGAACGTTGGAAAAACGAACATCTTGGAAAGATACTTGGCGCATTTGGGGATATGGTTTCGTCGGTAACTTTGCTGGGTCCGTCCTTGTGGCTGTTCTTTATTACTACTCAGGCCTTTGGGAAGGGGCTACTGCCGAATTTATTACCACAACCGCAAGTGTAAAAATGAATGCTCCATTTATGGAATTACTTGTGCGTGGTATTTTATGTAATATTTTAGTTTGTCTAGCCATTTGGTGTGCCGTTAAATTAAAAGACGATACTGCAAAATTAATCATGATCTTCTGGTGTTTATTTGCGTTTATTACCTCGGGCTTTGAGCACAGTATTGCCAATATGACGCTCTTTTCTATCGGTTTAATGGTACCGCATCCTGAAACAGTATCGCTTTTTGGAATGGGGGCTAACCTCGTCCCAGTCACAATTGGAAATATGATCGGTGGTATTGTGTTTGTAGGGGGAGCTTACTGGTATACTATTTCAGAAACAACGCCTAAAAAAGCGATTGAAAGTAGCACAGTAAGTACAATGAGAAAAGAAGCCTAA
- the cobA gene encoding uroporphyrinogen-III C-methyltransferase — protein MGGFVSFVGAGPGDIGLLTEKGRQCLEKAEVVLYDRLANPRLLRYTKANCQLIYCGKLPDRHVMRQEKINDTLIEMALAGKRVVRLKGGDPSVFGRVGEEAEAARNEGIDYEIVPGVTSSIAAASYAGMPVTHRDYSASFTLRTGHSCQENELKTHSDDELGDTIAYYMGVKNLHHHCQVLINKGFPPETKVAVIEWATTGKQRTVEGTLLTISDEVKAYNIQNPAMTIIGDVVALRQKLAWYEQKRMFGKRLLIAKASAEESKLERYFLNEGGEAYAFPTLKTEKKSISSHELKQIRLAEKLVFLSPESVTILIESLLAHGYDIRDLPRQIYSLSEKTKKALLSMGIRSEKITEPSHEMIKVGYVNKPMSAEDNSTLITTHHLQIDDRFEVIDKRLLNEETWETVVFPSQSSVDWFLAALKSYGYRDNWIKTRSFAYIGQRVKAYAEEKGFTKIDEEVQYELALGYWK, from the coding sequence ATGGGAGGGTTTGTATCATTTGTTGGAGCTGGTCCAGGTGACATAGGTCTTTTAACAGAAAAAGGCCGCCAATGTTTGGAAAAAGCAGAGGTTGTCCTATATGATCGGCTAGCAAATCCGCGTCTTCTTAGGTATACAAAAGCTAACTGTCAGTTAATCTACTGCGGGAAGCTACCAGATAGACATGTAATGCGCCAAGAAAAAATTAACGACACATTAATCGAGATGGCATTGGCAGGGAAACGGGTTGTCCGCTTAAAGGGCGGCGATCCGTCTGTCTTCGGCCGGGTTGGCGAAGAAGCAGAAGCCGCACGTAACGAAGGCATTGATTACGAGATTGTTCCTGGAGTGACGTCAAGTATTGCGGCAGCGAGTTATGCTGGCATGCCGGTGACGCATCGTGATTATAGTGCTAGTTTTACCCTTAGAACAGGCCACTCCTGTCAAGAGAATGAGTTAAAGACACATTCAGATGATGAGCTAGGGGATACAATCGCTTACTATATGGGAGTGAAAAACCTTCATCATCATTGTCAAGTGTTAATCAATAAAGGTTTTCCTCCAGAAACGAAAGTGGCCGTCATTGAATGGGCCACTACAGGAAAACAACGCACCGTGGAAGGGACGCTTTTAACCATTTCCGATGAGGTGAAGGCATATAATATTCAAAACCCTGCCATGACAATTATCGGTGATGTCGTAGCATTACGTCAAAAACTGGCGTGGTATGAGCAAAAAAGAATGTTCGGAAAGCGACTTTTAATTGCTAAAGCGTCTGCTGAGGAAAGTAAATTAGAACGCTATTTCCTTAATGAAGGGGGAGAGGCGTATGCATTTCCCACTTTAAAAACGGAGAAGAAGTCTATATCTTCACACGAGTTAAAACAGATTCGGTTAGCGGAAAAACTCGTGTTTTTATCACCTGAGAGTGTGACTATTCTAATTGAATCGCTGTTAGCTCATGGTTACGATATCCGAGATCTGCCCCGACAGATTTATTCATTGTCGGAAAAAACAAAGAAAGCCCTTCTTTCTATGGGGATTCGATCAGAAAAAATAACTGAACCGTCTCATGAGATGATAAAAGTCGGTTACGTTAATAAACCTATGTCCGCCGAGGATAACTCAACGCTAATCACCACTCATCATTTGCAGATAGATGATAGATTTGAAGTGATAGATAAACGTTTATTAAACGAAGAAACATGGGAAACCGTTGTTTTTCCTAGTCAATCGTCAGTTGATTGGTTTTTAGCAGCTTTAAAATCATATGGCTATAGAGATAATTGGATTAAGACACGATCGTTCGCTTATATTGGTCAACGTGTCAAAGCGTACGCAGAAGAAAAGGGTTTTACAAAGATAGACGAAGAAGTGCAATATGAATTAGCGTTAGGGTATTGGAAATAA
- a CDS encoding nitrite reductase (NAD(P)H) small subunit, whose amino-acid sequence MSITNEHVYVMQLDQLPILIGKEVHIKNESIALFRLSNGEVRAIGSRCPHTNGPLAEGIVSGEFVYCPLQDWKVSLVTGHVQPPDEGAVPTYDVILKNGEIYVSL is encoded by the coding sequence ATGAGTATCACGAATGAACACGTATACGTTATGCAGCTTGATCAGTTACCTATTTTAATTGGAAAAGAAGTTCATATAAAAAATGAATCTATTGCTTTATTTCGATTAAGCAATGGAGAGGTACGGGCGATTGGAAGTCGTTGTCCTCATACAAATGGACCACTTGCAGAAGGGATCGTGTCAGGTGAGTTTGTCTATTGTCCGCTGCAAGATTGGAAAGTTTCATTAGTAACAGGTCACGTACAGCCACCGGATGAAGGGGCTGTACCAACCTACGACGTGATTTTAAAAAACGGGGAGATTTACGTATCCTTGTAG
- the nirB gene encoding nitrite reductase large subunit NirB, with protein sequence MKKLVMIGNGMAGVRSLEELLKRDNSSYDITIIGDEPHPNYNRIMLSNVLQGKTELDDIIINEWEWYKDNNITLITGEKVTEIDRDRKTVTTDKGRDISYDDLIIATGSSAFILPLPGSNLDGVIGFRTIEDTEKMINIAETKKKAVVIGGGLLGLEAARGLIDRGMEVYVVHLLPTLMEQQLDAPAARMLKKDLEKQGMIFKMEKQTAEIVGDTVVEGVRFNDGEELACDLVVMAVGIRPNVALAKDCGLEVNRGITVDDYMRTTDPSIYAVGECAEHRGIAYGLVAPLYEQGQVLADTLTGKEGPGYEGSVLSTQLKVAGCDLFSGGKIHEDDETEAIVVQDAVAGVYKKILVEDNKITGIVLYGDASDGNRLFSMLKKGTDISEYTTAAVLQKAGEAEDETTLLAEMPADETVCGCNGVTKGTIVQSILEEDLTTFDDVKKCTKAGGSCGKCRPMVEGILSLTLGDSFDAAAQTSGMCECTDKSRDEVVAEIKEKGLQSPMEVRYVLGFKHPEGCSKCRPALNYYMRMIRPADYEDDKSSRFVNERMEGNIQKDGTFSVIPRMYGGTTTADELIRMGEVAKKYEVPLVKVTGASRIGLYGVKKEDLPHVWEDLGMRSGYAYSKSLRNVKSCVGSLFCRFGTQDSLGLGIKLEKELEMVDTPHKMKMGVTGCPRNCAEVLTKDFGVVCVENGYQLYIGGNGGTEVRECDYLKIVATEEEVIMYAKAYMQYYRETGIYGERTAPWVERLGIDTIKTVLMDNEQRDYYVNRFTLARDTYHEAWSAMLKKNDEKKLYDVIKI encoded by the coding sequence ATGAAAAAGCTTGTGATGATAGGGAATGGCATGGCTGGTGTTCGAAGCTTAGAAGAACTGCTGAAAAGAGACAATTCAAGCTATGACATAACGATTATTGGGGATGAACCGCACCCGAATTACAATCGGATTATGTTATCTAACGTTTTACAAGGTAAAACAGAACTAGACGACATCATCATTAACGAGTGGGAGTGGTATAAAGACAACAATATCACGCTTATAACTGGAGAAAAAGTCACTGAGATAGATCGAGATAGGAAGACAGTCACAACGGATAAAGGTAGAGACATTTCTTATGATGATCTTATTATCGCCACAGGGTCCAGTGCGTTTATTCTTCCGCTCCCTGGGAGTAACTTGGATGGTGTTATTGGCTTTAGAACGATAGAAGATACAGAGAAGATGATAAACATTGCTGAAACGAAAAAGAAAGCGGTGGTGATCGGAGGAGGATTGCTCGGACTTGAAGCGGCTAGAGGTCTGATTGATCGGGGAATGGAAGTCTACGTTGTTCATCTTTTACCTACTCTTATGGAACAGCAATTGGACGCACCAGCTGCCAGGATGTTGAAAAAAGATTTAGAAAAACAAGGTATGATATTTAAAATGGAGAAGCAAACCGCAGAAATTGTTGGTGATACAGTTGTGGAAGGTGTTCGCTTTAATGACGGGGAAGAGCTCGCCTGTGATTTAGTTGTCATGGCAGTAGGAATTCGTCCAAATGTGGCACTTGCAAAAGACTGCGGATTAGAAGTGAATCGTGGCATTACTGTGGATGATTATATGCGTACAACAGACCCGTCAATTTATGCGGTTGGGGAATGTGCAGAGCATCGAGGCATTGCTTATGGATTAGTTGCTCCTTTGTATGAACAAGGTCAAGTCTTAGCTGATACGTTAACAGGTAAAGAAGGACCTGGCTATGAAGGAAGTGTTCTATCTACGCAACTTAAAGTAGCTGGGTGTGATTTATTTTCCGGTGGGAAAATACATGAAGACGATGAGACTGAGGCGATCGTCGTGCAAGATGCCGTTGCTGGTGTCTATAAAAAAATATTAGTTGAAGACAACAAAATAACTGGCATTGTTCTCTACGGGGATGCTAGTGACGGTAATCGGTTGTTCTCAATGCTGAAGAAAGGAACCGATATTTCTGAGTATACAACAGCTGCAGTCCTTCAAAAAGCGGGTGAGGCAGAGGATGAGACTACTTTACTGGCTGAAATGCCTGCCGATGAAACGGTTTGCGGCTGTAACGGTGTGACTAAAGGAACAATTGTTCAATCTATACTTGAAGAAGATTTAACAACGTTTGATGATGTGAAGAAGTGCACAAAAGCAGGAGGATCCTGTGGTAAATGCCGACCGATGGTTGAAGGGATTCTTTCTCTTACATTGGGGGACAGCTTTGATGCAGCAGCTCAAACGAGTGGCATGTGTGAATGTACGGATAAGTCTCGCGATGAAGTCGTAGCAGAAATTAAAGAGAAGGGTCTTCAATCTCCAATGGAAGTCCGGTATGTTCTTGGATTTAAACATCCAGAAGGGTGTTCAAAGTGCCGACCAGCATTAAATTATTATATGAGAATGATTCGTCCTGCGGATTATGAAGACGACAAATCCTCCCGTTTTGTTAATGAACGAATGGAAGGGAATATCCAGAAGGATGGCACGTTTTCTGTTATTCCTCGTATGTACGGGGGCACGACCACTGCTGATGAACTCATTCGGATGGGCGAAGTAGCAAAAAAATATGAGGTCCCTCTCGTGAAAGTTACGGGCGCCAGTAGAATCGGCCTTTACGGTGTGAAAAAAGAAGATTTGCCACACGTGTGGGAAGACTTGGGAATGCGTTCTGGCTACGCTTATTCCAAATCATTACGTAACGTTAAATCATGTGTAGGCTCATTATTCTGTCGTTTTGGTACACAAGATTCGTTAGGACTTGGTATTAAATTGGAGAAGGAATTGGAAATGGTTGATACACCACATAAAATGAAAATGGGTGTGACTGGTTGTCCAAGAAACTGTGCGGAAGTGCTAACAAAAGATTTTGGTGTCGTCTGTGTGGAAAATGGCTATCAACTTTATATCGGTGGAAATGGCGGTACTGAAGTAAGGGAATGTGATTATCTCAAAATTGTTGCTACTGAAGAAGAAGTGATCATGTATGCGAAAGCTTATATGCAATATTACCGTGAAACAGGGATTTATGGTGAAAGAACCGCACCGTGGGTTGAACGATTAGGTATTGATACGATAAAAACCGTTTTAATGGATAATGAGCAACGCGATTATTATGTAAACCGTTTTACGTTAGCACGTGACACTTACCATGAAGCTTGGAGTGCTATGCTGAAGAAGAACGACGAAAAGAAGCTTTATGACGTCATTAAAATTTAA
- a CDS encoding SMI1/KNR4 family protein, translated as MVKIKKLNRKITEKELKQFEKKNKIRLTEKYKDFLLKWNRGSPEPCLFDISKDQGTSVLNVFNGIDAQYDDLEEVIDIYEFRLPEGFIPIADDPSGNAICLGTKVPYYDHIYFWDHEQESETPDDMSNMYFLASDIDAFLNMLYEDDES; from the coding sequence ATGGTCAAAATAAAAAAATTAAATAGAAAAATCACTGAAAAAGAATTAAAACAATTCGAAAAAAAGAACAAGATAAGACTAACTGAAAAGTATAAGGACTTTTTACTTAAATGGAATCGTGGTTCACCAGAGCCATGCTTATTTGATATTTCAAAAGATCAAGGCACAAGCGTTTTAAATGTATTTAATGGTATTGATGCGCAATATGATGATTTAGAAGAAGTGATAGATATATATGAATTTAGGCTTCCTGAAGGATTCATTCCAATAGCTGATGACCCTAGTGGTAACGCTATATGCTTAGGTACTAAAGTTCCTTATTATGACCATATTTACTTTTGGGATCATGAACAAGAGTCTGAAACTCCTGATGATATGAGCAATATGTATTTTTTAGCGAGTGATATTGATGCGTTTTTAAATATGCTATATGAAGATGATGAAAGCTAG
- a CDS encoding GH-E family nuclease: MGHKPGYEFRKHQQSAQERGISRKEFLNEHHTPDHYRLELPSTNRSHTDEDLTNDYFGF; encoded by the coding sequence ATGGGACATAAACCAGGATACGAGTTTAGAAAACATCAACAAAGCGCTCAAGAAAGAGGCATCTCAAGAAAAGAATTTTTAAATGAACATCATACTCCCGACCATTATAGACTTGAACTACCTTCTACCAACAGAAGTCATACAGATGAAGACTTAACAAATGACTACTTTGGATTTTGA
- a CDS encoding suppressor of fused domain protein, translating to MTVSNQNKLIVKTALQSFGGTPKVNNYWDDNKDQSIDILSTLDRPYKGVSSYSTIGLSDWHIGYSVKEKQLRTEILGASATEFDSYPTILATCAFFVINSKFSLSHGHVFEKIIKFYYPESEMKHILFTSPFLWDNLHNLDFSDKVVTWLMAVPISENEYLLKQEKGLEALESLFEQEDIDIFNIYRNSVL from the coding sequence ATGACGGTGTCTAACCAAAATAAGCTGATTGTCAAAACGGCTTTACAATCTTTTGGAGGAACACCCAAAGTTAATAACTATTGGGATGACAATAAAGACCAAAGCATCGATATTTTGTCAACTCTTGATAGACCGTATAAAGGAGTTTCATCGTACTCTACAATTGGTTTATCAGATTGGCATATTGGCTATTCAGTAAAAGAAAAACAACTACGGACTGAAATTTTAGGTGCTAGTGCAACTGAATTTGATTCTTATCCAACTATTCTTGCAACATGCGCTTTCTTTGTAATCAATTCTAAGTTTTCTTTATCTCACGGTCACGTTTTTGAAAAAATTATAAAATTTTATTATCCTGAAAGCGAGATGAAACATATTCTTTTTACTTCTCCCTTTTTATGGGATAATTTGCATAACCTTGACTTTTCTGATAAAGTGGTCACTTGGCTAATGGCAGTGCCAATATCTGAAAATGAATATTTACTTAAGCAGGAAAAAGGTTTAGAAGCTCTTGAGAGTTTATTTGAACAAGAAGATATAGATATCTTTAATATTTATAGAAATTCAGTATTATAA
- a CDS encoding T7SS effector LXG polymorphic toxin translates to MRDFYATCHIPFIQSLRLFTEDYEHALQNIKESLYLVSRHQVVSLTKPFLKVRFI, encoded by the coding sequence ATTCGCGATTTTTATGCCACGTGCCATATCCCTTTTATTCAATCATTAAGACTGTTCACGGAAGATTACGAACACGCCCTCCAGAACATCAAGGAATCTTTATATTTAGTGAGCCGGCACCAGGTGGTTTCATTGACCAAGCCTTTCTTGAAGGTGAGGTTCATCTAG
- a CDS encoding phosphoribosylaminoimidazole synthetase has product MKVRCLSNNGRGLTKKALSIGNSIETQYSLENDKIYTVYGINVWDEVMHYLVLGKDENFPSWYPAELFEVVENVLPYEWYFNYYGEDSVTGVLAIWGYKELVLDTNHYIELIEREKNELNIFLKRKQEIDEFLEY; this is encoded by the coding sequence ATGAAAGTAAGATGTTTAAGTAACAATGGTAGAGGATTAACAAAAAAAGCATTATCAATTGGAAATTCTATAGAAACTCAATACAGCTTAGAAAATGACAAAATTTACACAGTATACGGGATTAATGTTTGGGATGAAGTTATGCATTATTTAGTTTTAGGTAAAGATGAAAACTTCCCTTCTTGGTATCCTGCTGAGTTATTTGAAGTAGTTGAAAATGTATTACCGTATGAGTGGTATTTTAATTATTATGGAGAGGATAGCGTTACAGGAGTATTAGCAATATGGGGATATAAAGAACTGGTTTTAGATACTAATCACTATATTGAATTAATTGAAAGAGAAAAGAATGAATTAAATATTTTTTTGAAAAGAAAACAAGAAATAGATGAGTTTTTAGAATATTAA
- a CDS encoding peptidoglycan-binding protein produces the protein MAEGHINTIAKMFGLKSGSLSNGSNAPSKPRSSKPNNSNRSPNKASGTIATIQRTLNSRYRLNISVDNLFGPQTKGALVKGLQTELNRQFNRGLTVDGVFGPKTRRACVTVRQGARGNITWILQAILHCKGTSPGAVDGIFGAKTRSAVRTFQQQNNLQVDGIAGPQTFQMLFK, from the coding sequence GTGGCAGAAGGGCACATCAATACGATTGCTAAAATGTTCGGGCTTAAGTCTGGGTCACTGTCTAACGGGTCAAACGCACCAAGTAAGCCTAGATCATCAAAACCTAACAACTCAAACAGATCACCAAACAAAGCGTCTGGCACAATCGCCACGATCCAGCGTACACTTAACAGCCGTTACCGTTTGAATATATCAGTCGATAACCTATTCGGTCCTCAGACAAAAGGGGCACTAGTCAAAGGACTGCAAACAGAACTGAATAGACAGTTTAACCGTGGACTTACTGTTGACGGTGTTTTTGGTCCTAAAACACGTAGAGCATGTGTAACAGTACGCCAAGGAGCAAGAGGAAACATTACATGGATTCTTCAAGCTATCCTACATTGTAAAGGGACGAGTCCGGGAGCTGTAGATGGTATCTTTGGAGCAAAAACAAGAAGCGCCGTCCGTACTTTCCAACAACAAAATAATTTACAAGTGGATGGGATTGCAGGCCCTCAGACATTTCAGATGTTGTTTAAGTAA
- a CDS encoding helix-turn-helix transcriptional regulator has protein sequence MALRIGRCRIPEYLKRFDMTQAQYAKHIGVSEGFVSKIISGDKKLSLLKAKITANLFNCCIDDLYSWEEIDTKGKR, from the coding sequence ATGGCGCTCCGGATTGGGAGGTGCCGTATACCCGAATACCTAAAACGTTTCGATATGACCCAAGCACAATATGCAAAGCATATAGGTGTATCAGAAGGTTTTGTCTCTAAGATTATCTCAGGTGACAAAAAACTATCATTGTTAAAAGCAAAAATTACAGCCAACCTATTTAATTGCTGCATAGATGACTTGTACTCTTGGGAGGAAATCGATACAAAGGGTAAACGGTAG
- a CDS encoding SMI1/KNR4 family protein, with translation MLKLLLKNTLSSLKRQLNKESQLEILCEDGTITQVKFEFNKPATEKELKKLPCDLPTEYKEFLLLHNGARLYEDLEERGSFELFSVDEILLHYSYYDDWPEGWLPIGAGFDESLVLAPSKDRRGYIFWMQTGVSFDEPEYIGKLKFDEWFTCFCVAQGAKFWDWDKCW, from the coding sequence GTGTTAAAATTGCTTCTCAAAAATACGCTTAGTTCATTAAAAAGGCAACTTAATAAAGAATCTCAATTAGAGATTTTATGTGAGGATGGAACAATTACTCAGGTTAAATTTGAATTTAACAAGCCGGCGACAGAAAAAGAACTAAAGAAATTACCATGCGATCTTCCCACTGAATACAAGGAGTTTCTACTTCTACATAATGGCGCTCGATTGTATGAAGATCTAGAGGAGAGAGGTAGTTTTGAACTGTTTAGTGTTGATGAAATCCTCTTACATTATAGTTATTATGATGATTGGCCAGAAGGTTGGTTACCTATTGGTGCAGGGTTTGACGAGTCATTAGTACTAGCTCCTAGCAAAGATAGACGAGGATATATTTTCTGGATGCAAACAGGTGTCTCATTCGATGAGCCCGAATATATTGGGAAGTTAAAATTTGATGAGTGGTTTACTTGTTTCTGTGTTGCTCAGGGGGCAAAATTTTGGGATTGGGATAAATGTTGGTAG